Part of the Plutella xylostella chromosome 22, ilPluXylo3.1, whole genome shotgun sequence genome is shown below.
GTTGTGAAAAGGTTTAAGGatgtcttgcacaacaaagttacttaatcaaaattaaatctatgacctcttgctctgactttatactgtcagagcaagagacaaactatttaattttgtttaactttgttgtgcaggACGCCCTAAGTATATTAGTTATATTATCATATCTTAATCACGTTTTAATATCTAACTCAGTCAAAGTTATTACCTGcataagatagatagatagatataatattctttatttgtacacaagaacagATTTTACAAAAGCTTATAAGTaaacaaacacataggtacaaaaaaggcggtcttatcactaaaagctattttttcaagacaacctatgggtggaaaaatatttatgttcaggTAGGATAAATTAGAAGAAACTTACTCAAAATGATATCCTTTCGGGTCCACAAAGCTGGTCTCCGTCAGTACCTCCACCTCGGGCTTGGCTGGCTCTTGAGCACACACAATCGCCACTGCAGCCGCCACCAATAGCAGTTTCTGAAAGTATCAATGTACCTATAGTATAGAGTAAGTAGAAATAGCTTAGAATTAATAGAGCAACAAATATAgtcttagaataataatatgcgaACAGAATGGAGGGTCAGATAAAAAATAGCAAACGAtctcagtttttttttacataataaaatgtatccgCCTAACTAAACCAGTAAAGGttcttctaaaaatattaaactctacccgtaattaaatttttataattaattgaaaAAGTATAATATCATTACCATTATGTCCGCTATTTTGGTTCTATATGTCAGCAAATATCAAAAATGAGGGATGAGTTTTAAATTGTAGTTATTCATATTTGCATTAATTAACGGAAAgtaaaacttaataaacataGTTTTATCTAGATACTACTTTAACAGTTAGACCCTGATCAACTCATTCATGAAGTACCACgattatatataaatgtaATATATCTAAGACACTCTGGTCTTATGGTAGTTATTTCTACAAGCACAAAAGTGCTTAAGTTATTATATACGAAATGTAAAACcttatactttttaaaatacttacaaatcCGAACATGTTGAAAGCGGCTCCTCACGTTTTGTCTcctattttaaagttttaaccgATGTAACTGATTTGTAAAACATGGCTATTCTCCTTAAATACACATCTATTGTTTGCTTATAAACATCGATTGGCACAGACTAAGAAACAGGCACAGcgtgataaaattgcatttgAAACTTTTTCACAGTAACAACTTTCCACTACTACATAATGATTGCATTTTGGTCGTATGAACCTTACTGTGACAAGGGGGCAAGAGTCATCTTCAATTGGTGATGCGAGTACGTAACGTAGGTGATAATTTCTTTGAAATCTTTTCGTATATAAACGTGAGATTTCATTGAACATCCCGCAGTTTGTGTAGGTATCCATATCAATAAAGAATCCTAGCGATTTTCTTCACCAATATTATGCAGGGTTTTTTTTCTATAGATGTACTCGTATGATGAATAGAAAGTTAGATACAGATTCATACTTAACTGAGTCTGGATACTTAACACTTTTTTCACTTATACACTCTACTGGATATTGATAATTAAAACAACAGAAATGtggttaataaattaatttaataactagATTTAAAGCCTAGACTTTCATCATTTACAATTATACTGACTCTGACATTTCCAGTTTTTTTCAGtctttcaaaataaaatcataccATGACGAATTCCTTAATAAGATAGCATTAAactaaattcaataaatattatttactgtaCACTACTGGCTGGTAACAATCACTTTTAAGATGCCATCTTGGCATGCGTTCGATTTTCGAATTAcgattttacttttttaataacaGTTCTGTAGCCTCGTTTGCCAGCTTTGTATGACATTTCATAGAGTTGCCCCTTGTCGTCGTACCAACGGACTGTTCCTAGGACGTCTAGGGCAGCTTGGTCGGTGCCTGGATTCTGGATGCCACCCTCTTCAGTACGCGATGACCCGTCACTATTGGCATAGCTGGAAAAAAGGGAAAATATCatgtttatgtatattttatattatgtactaatAGATAGTAAGTACACTAAATTCATGGTACTTTTAAGTAGACCATCGAACGGATGATTGTTCAATATACAACAGTGCCAATGATCTTATTAGATTCAGAcgtaaaatataagtatttaaaacgGTTGATTGATTGACAGACAATAACGACACAGTACAATTCTGTTTAACTTGATCTACATAAGAATCATACTGTCTGTCactaaattgtattttctcgttagttaattttaagtattaagtaGACACATATCCCAAACGGCATCGGCTGTATGATTTAATTGTAGAATGACGTAAACGAATAAATATCTTGTCTTTTGAGGACACCAACGGTGAAGATGATATCACTATTAAATTAAAGTTGTCCCAAAAAATATTAGCTTTTTGGGATTTTAAAAGTGTAGAGTGGGAGTTATCCAGATGAGTTAATGGTGGAACTAaaagatacataattattattcttggCTTTTACAAAAGAAGGATAAAACGTTCCTAGATATTTCTTGATTACTTATAACTATTAACC
Proteins encoded:
- the LOC119690485 gene encoding larval cuticle protein 65Ab1, which codes for MLLSLILVASALAPALCGAAGADPADPQVLQMEMANMPNSYSFHYANSDGSSRTEEGGIQNPGTDQAALDVLGTVRWYDDKGQLYEMSYKAGKRGYRTVIKKVKS